TTTCTGtttttcatcaataaaaagagaaattttGGATGAGAGAAGGAGCCTTGGTTAAATTGTTTAGGTTGCAGTTAATATAAATAACCAAATACATTTTTAGGAGAATCACAATATATATCTGTTTTTCAATCTTCAATGGATTGTCTAGTGACAACCATTCGAAAATTGCTTTATTTACTTCGTATTAGGGatatttttattggatttaatatattttgtagTGATTTTCAGTGAATCATCAAGAAAATGAGCATTGGGAGCCAAAAGAACCAAACCGAGCAAAATTtgcaagaaaaatgaaaaaaaaaaacagagattGCCCAAAATAAGCCAGTGTCGTAGTGCTATATAGGAGTGCCACTATGCTGTATCGTAGCACAGCACTGTGCTTCGATAGATATCTGTGCACAAAGAGGCCTTAATTGGATGGCGCTATGACGCTTTCCTAGAGCGTCGAGGCgccatctttcttttttttgacagatttttcaattttgaaacttttccgCTATAAATTCTATGAATTTTCAGCAGCCTCAATCACGAGTCCCGGAGctttaaattatgtttttgtTGCAAAAGAGAGTAAAGAGTGTGAGAAAttttttggaggccgtttgAGTTCCcgataagaagaagaaggtgttcttggACGATTTAAGAAGAAGGAGACTTTGATAGTAGTTTCTCTtcacttcccttttttttctttactactAGAGCTTGAAATTAAATTATGTATGCAAATATGTGGTTGAGAgctactaaactctttagttagaGTGTTGATGATGTTAATTATGAATTTAGGCTAAGTTTTAACTCTTTTCAGGGATGATTGTTAAACTCTATACTTTTCaatgatattatttttaaatcttattGATTGGCCTTCAATGAATGTTAGGTTAAATGTTTGAATAGATAGATTGAGTGTTTAGCCAGATCTATatcattaaattattattaatctctcatGAAAATATTTAGGTCAATAGTGAAGATTGTTAATGATGCTTAATGTCTTGCTTCTTAATTTGatatcaataaattaattatcatttaaGTTGCATGAgaatagattattttttataGAAAGTAACCTTGATTTAAGTTTCTAAGAGTTAAGCATAATGTTTACATATGATTCCGTAAATTAGCTAAATTAGACTTAATGAAGTAATTAATAGATTCAACATCCTAGAAAACATTAATTCTTGGATTTTCAAAACCTTTTGTTGtatcatttattattttaaaattttactaagtCAAACTCTATTTTGATTCTTTATCTAAAATTGACACAATTCTTACAAATATACAAAGATTGTTAATTTGATCTCTGAGGATGATATTTGGTGTCATGAAAGGGGATTTAACACTCCACCTCTTATGCCGTTTTAATTACTATAACTTGACCTGTACTTGCGTACTTTCATCAACTTTGGCACTCAATACTCCCAACGCTGTGACTAATATTTCTTTCTGGGGCTTCCCCCAGTTGGGTTTTGTTCATAGCATCCTTATCAGTCTCCATTTTGGATACCTTGACACCTTAAGCTCTGATCCAACTGCAACGCAAGAAAATACCATAAAATCATTCAATGCGAAAACCAAGTTAAAGATAAACCTTTCATAAATTATCGAGCACGTCAGGGAGAAAACAACTAGATCAAATTCTAGTTTGCAAAATACAACCTAAGGCTGGAAGAGATGAATTTTCATTAGGACAGTACGATGAGTGGGGGTTCACGTGGACCAACCTTACCCAGAAATAATGCAATAAGAAGGATCGGGGAGGAGAGagggaaaataaaagaaaaggagatggggggaggggggggtcATTGATGGACAATAAGAAGAATCGTTGATGGTCATTGTTCGTCAAATTATGCATCGTCCTTGATGATTATAGTCCATCAAAAAAGGGTTCAGAGTTTAATATTTTTCGTATAAAGAAACGTATTTTTGACATtacttatatatttttgtgtcaagaAAGGTAGTTTTCTCGACGTGCATGCacgttaaattaaatataaatatttattaacgttttaaaactattaatattaattttaaagttctAAATTAAGATTTTCTTAACGGTCTTTTGTCATGACCATCAAGATAACAAAATTGTTGTGCATTAAGAAAGGTCAAATTTGTAGTAGTATGACGAAAATCTTTAATAATCCCTTCAATTTGTCTATCAATCCTACAAAAAGAAGTTGGTTAGGGAATGGAGttgagagaggaagaaaaataaactaaaatgttgttttaatagaaaaaatggTGCTTGTCTATTATTCTCTAGCacaccaaataataataataataataataataaaaactgtGAGAAAATGAGTTAGGTGAGAAAAACAAACCCAgagaagatatatatatattttttttttttggaagaaaaaagtGATATTGCAAAACCATTAAAATCCCAAAACTTTTGAAACTCTATTATATAGGGGCTCTTTCAAATagagaaaatcaaaataattacaaatataacaaaatatcacaatctattagtgataggctttgataaatagtgatagactactatcatctatcactgatagacactgttAGAATACTATcatttattattgatagatactaatagatagtgataaatgtctattagtgtctatcactgatagaatgtatcattttgctatatttaaaaaaaaaatctttcaaaattctaaaTGGTTTCTTTTAGAAATAAATGGATAAAGACTTTTCATATTCTACGTTCCTTGTattcaattacatttaattatagttAATAACTAGAAaacattttattaataaaacaaCTCAAATAAACAGGGGTGCaatttaaaataacaatttaattactATTACATTtgtattaaaatgaaaaaattaccaccaaaaaataatgaaaatggttATGAAGGGGCATAATTGACACAAAAAGTTTCTTTCTATTGTGCCTTTTATATATACCATAGagatagattaaaaaataatcaaatccatttcaaatatgaaattcattcctaaagcaatttattttgaaaaataatgatgtttttatttttctaacgTGTGATCCTTAACGATTAtggataaaaaaacaaaactgacACAAAATatcttgtttttaattaaatgatgtGAGACGTAGTAACGATTGATATGACACATTGTATTATTCGACTGTGCATTAGAATATATATTTCAATAATTGCCTGTCTAatatttattcaaaatataatatgaagtAGATTTGAATAAACTTTATTTGCATAAATATTTGTCCTCTGTATTAAAAGGTCCACATATCAATAATTCAAATAgcaataattttcaaatacacTAAGGTgcaaacaaatattatttgattgattATGGTTACCAACTTTGATCAACAATCTTCATTTGAGGCTGCACACGGTCATCTTCCAAGAGGGATTCGTGATAAAATCTGAGCCTTTATGCTATGGTCCATAGCATTATTATTCATATTGTCACAGCCAACATTAATCGAGGTCGAGTCCGAAGCTTCATCAGACAAATTCAAATGCTCAACCTGCATCACTCGCAGCCTGTCCAACTCCATAGCTACCTCCTTCATGGTGGGCCGCTCCTCCCCTTTTACTCTCAGACACTCTTTTGCTAGCTTTGTCACTTCTTTTATTTGCCAAAACACCCCTTCTTCTGTCTCCATTATTTCATTCTCCACAATTTCCTCGACACGATCTTCTTTTATCGCACATAGGACGTACATGGCTAGATTTCTCTCGAGTTCTGGCCCTGTAAAAGTCACGGCCTTCTTCCCAGTTATAAGCTCTAGAAGCACGATCCCAAAGCTATACACGTCGCTTTTCTCTGTCAACTCACTTGTCAACAAATATTCTGGATCCAAATATCCAAGAGTCCCTTGTACCATAGTGGATATTTGAGTCTGATCCAACGGAACCAACTTTGAAGCTCCAAAATCCGAGACTTTGGCAGTATAATTATGGTCTAAAAGTATATTAGTGGACTTGATATCTCTATGGATGATGGGAGTAGAAGCTGATGAATGTAGGTAGGAGAGGACTCCTGCTGTTTGAGAAGCTATCTTCAAGCGAGTTTTCCATGAAAGGAAAGAATGGTTGTTTTTACGATGGATGTGCTCGAAGAGTGTGCCATTGGTGATGAACTCGTACACTAACAATGGAACACGTGTCTCCAAACAACAACCTAGGAGTTTAACAACGTTTCGATGGTTGATTTGGGACAAAATAATGACTTCGTTAATGAATTGTTTAGTTTGAGATTGGTCTACCaattttgatttcttgattGCGATTATCGAACCGTCCATTAAGACTCCTTTGTAAACTGTACCGTACCCACCTTTGCCGACCACCACGCTTTCGTCGAAGTTGTTTGTAGCTTTCTCTAACTCTTCACGAGTGAAAATTCTAAGCATGTCACTGGATGATTGCCATTGAGAAATATGTTCTTGAAGAACCAAGCCtccatttttattaaaaaacttCGCTTTTTGTTGGATAAACCTCCACTTTTTGTAAGCCAAGTATAACCACATGCTGCTAATCCCTAAAACTAAAAGACCCACAACAATTCCTGCAATTTAGTTCAACAATATACaacattattattatgtttctttttcataCTTATATTGTTATCAAAAGTATGATAACATTCAAAGATTAAAAGCAGGGTAACAAACTTTCCTGTTATGCTATACACTAAATTACTAACAAAATACCTCTCAACTTTGGggtaattaaaggaaaaaaaaacttggataTTGTCGGGTTGTACGGTGCAGTTGCCAATAGGAATTAAACTTTGTTTTAAACatacattttattaaaaaaaaaatgaattattttaaaCTTCGTGTAAAAAAAATGGCTGGATGGATTAGAACTAGTTTAAGTTACACCTAATCATGgcttataattaaaatattattttgattcctATGCTTTAGAGTTTCTTCAATAtagttaatatattttaaaacattcaattttagttggttcactttcaataaatcttaaatttagtcattcGATAAATTAGAATTCAACAAACTCTAAAGTACATGAaccttaataatatttttatgtatttcagaaaatattctttttctttcagttGCATGTTGTCTTTGACCTttcatgaatatttaaaaatattattgaccattaaattttttttttgctttctactttcaaatgtctaattttatctttagtaaatcttaaatttagctTCACAATCGaagataaaattgaataaactcgaaagtatatgaactaaaatattttaacatattttaaaaatattttaaaaactgaaTAAATTTGACACTGTATGGACTAAAACTCGAAGTTGGACTTTTTAGAAGTATTAGatgcataaaattaaatttaatattatatgatctaacatatatttataaaacaaataacattttttttttttcggtaTTTCGAATAATAGGAACTCACCAATGATTATAAGGATGAAAAAAGTGGTGTTCTGGGTGCAACCTTCACCTCCACGTCTGCCATCTCCTTTATAGTTCTTGGGACAATTGCAGGTATAGTTTCCTGGTGTGTTAACACACTGATGTTTGAATTTACATTCATGACTTCCATCTTGGCACTCATCTATGTCTGGAAATGCACCCAAATTAAACCATATATGAAATTAACCtatttattacattttggatcatttttaattatttttgttaaatcaCCCAAAGGTGAAGCTAGATTTTGCATTATATCATCTAATTGTGTAGAAGGCCTTCTAATATAAATTGGCAAGGAAATAGTACTACACGGGTATGAACACATAATCTCTCTTCATCAGCCACTTACTTTATTTCGATACCATGTTAAGGTCCCGTTTGAGAATGCTTCTCTAATCGTAAAAAGCAATTATACGAAAATGTTAACACCTTAGTTTGTTTcgtaaaacaaattatttattaatctacCTACAATCACCTTTAAATTTACATTGACATGGAAAGCTATTCAATACATGATTTTAGCTTTTCTAAGAATATGGTATCTTCTCTTACTTATCATAAATTTATTGTTCCGTCTTATGtccatttcaaattttaattgattcaatTTCTCATAATAGATAgttaaattagtataaataaaattagttgcAACTAGAGtcctatatatttttaattaattatataataaaaaattataaattaaatatgaatataaacaaataattgaaataataatttgttttggTTCGTGTAATTAAATTACAcaaaatttagtattaatttatcaaaatcatcattatatagtttttttctagcttaaaattaaatattatcaaACATTTTTACTTCTTAATCTAAAGCTactaacttttattttaaaaactacaacAATTTCAAACTAAGTCTAAATCATCAATTGGCTCTGAACTCAAACTAATGggttaactaaatttaatagtATATTATCTAACCATTTATATCAATCAAACTATACGAGTACAAGTATTTAGAAAGATAAATAAACTATATATAGGAATGTTATATACCTTGACAACCTTGAGAGAGATAAGGATTTCCATGGAAACCATCCAAACACTGACAATAATATTCAGATCCATCAAGTGATAAACTGCTATTCTTTTGGCTGTTTGGTCCACATAGACATTTGTCTTTGTGGTTGGGTGGTTGGCAAGTATCATTTTTGATGCCCCAATCAAGCACCAGTGGAACTTTGCTTTCAGTAAAGTTCTTAATATAATTTTTGGAGAAAGTAAATCTGTTTTGTTGGATTACAAAAGCGTACCCACATGGGTTCAAGCTGTGTACGCGAGTATGATTGTTGAAGCTTCTAACATCCAACTGTATTTCTTTTAGGCCTTTAGGAATCTCCAACTGACAGCACCCACTTCCAGAGCAGGACCCATCTTTTATAGTTCTACTACTGTTTCCACACAACGCCATGCACCCACTTGAGTAAATTTCCCCCTGGATTTCGCCGTGAAGATAGCCGTAAGTATCGCAACCGACAATGGTTAACTTGTTCTTGGTGTTGGAAATTGAGAACATGTCCACCACAAGAAAGGGTCTGGCTCTGCTAATATCGGGACGACCATCTTTTGTGTAGCAATCTCGGGCAACGTAGTTTAAGATGTGAAGCTCGCTGGGGAGGATTGATATGTGAGTTACTTCAATGTTGCTGCCACGTAGAAAGGCTTTTGGAGGATGATAATGAGTTTTGTTGCAGGTAACCAAGAAATTTTCATTCAGATAACACCCTTTTTTCATTCCAAATGGATATGGAATTTCTAAGTTCCCACACTGTCGCTCGCAATCCTGCGATGCTGCTGCTGCTGTTGCTAAAGCTACTGAGGGAAACATGATCAGCATGAACAGAAATAAAAGTTTCTCCTCTGGATGTTCCATGTCTGATTAATCTAATCTAATTTCAATGAAGATTACCATGTGTGTGCTTCATTATCTATAATCCACACCCCTTAATAAGCGtttgattgattgattggttGGTGGATATAAAAGACAATTTACTTTGCagctttaattatttatatttttttttccacagACAGAACAAATGTCCGTGAGGGAGGAATGTCTCACCTGAGAGAAATTATTTGTTGGCAGCCGATTTAACGTGACACACAATTTTCAACAGTTTGATCGTGGATGGTAAATAGAAAAGTATTTCGAAATTATTGGAAAACATACTcatctttgttttttctttctttttttaaagataagTACAATTGATTTAGGACTAATAATCGagtatataacatcatttttaaaaaattacaaatatagtaaagtctatcaatgatagacttgatATACTATTATGAGTGATATAATTTATAAGTGATAGAGTCCTACCAATAATTGAAAAACAGAAAAGTATTTCGAATTTACATCTAGCGATTATTGGAAAACAtacgaatttttttttttaaagataattaCAATGATAGCATTTTTAGAGCTAATAATCAagtatataacatcatttaaaaaaaaatataaatatagcaaagtctatcaacgataaacttgatagactcttactagtgatatgatctatcagtgatagagtcCTTCCAATAATATTgcgtctatcactaatagactatctacattttttcatatttataatttttttacattatcttatatctattaatattttggtatgattattatatttgtaactgTTACTTTTTTTAAGTAAGGTAGCTTTTAAAACTTGttagaaaaatatatacttttctcaaattatttataaagatATTGTAGTTTTAAACGAGGTCGCAAGTTCACTTGTGACCTTTAAAACACATATTCAAGAGATTATAAAAATCATCTGACGCATCGATACAATTGATCGATTTTTTATCATTAACAACAATCGCTATATTGCAGCTCGTTGTGCATCTGTTGCCGCTTTGTCGccagaggaggaagaagatggttGTGGATGGTTCTGTTCCTTTATACTCCCTGGAATCAAAACTTGGGAATCCAAAAAGAGCCGCTTCCATTCGTCGTGAGCACTGCATGTAAGAACAAATTTGATATCTCTttggtaaaaataaaataatataatataataaatggtattttagattttaaattaaaaaaaaataaagttttggGAAAAGAggaaataattataatatgatGGGTATAGTTGTGATATTtggtttaaaaataaaataaaaatgaaaaagaaaaagaaaattaagtatCACCAATTCAAGCCACGTGAGTCTGAAGGCTTCTTCGAGAGTGAGGAGTGAGTGTTACATATGAAGATTAAatctcttttaaaaaataataataattaatatattataatattagtaaaataacaaaataagaaggaaaattgcagagattttgaagaaattttgggGTTGTTATGCATATACGTATGTCCATGTTTGCTCCTATTTACTTTGAGATTACTCGTTGAGTAGTATGACCACATTTGTTCTGTTATACTTCTTGAGATTACTCGGTGTATAATATGATCATGTTTTTCTACTGTATACATCAAATCCCTCCATATATAGTACGACCATCTTTAGGGACAAGTTTAATGAAgatttttacaaatttatgtTTACATTTCCAAGagattaataattattttctttacaTTAATTTACACAACTTGCATCTTTGTTTAGTATGATTATAATTTCCTCGAGTTAATTTCCTATGAACTCTTATCACTCATTAGGCTTTCTACCTTAagcttttataattatttttctacttGGTTGCTCTTTAGTTTCGAGAAAAGTAAGTGATAGCACCTCAAATATGCTATCTTATTACCTTTAATCTTGATcgtttatgatatttaatgtgtttatatGTCTATATTTTTAAGATTCTAGCAATTCATGCATTCCAAAGCGTTAAGAGtcattcaagattaattggGAGCTACAAAGAGCAACTGGACTTGAAGGGAGatcaaaatgataaaaaatgccCCAAAGAAGTCTAGCATCACAGTCCTAGTTGGCGCTATTTCCAGTAGGCGTGCAAAAGGCATAGCGTCACGATGCTCTGGAGTTTGACGGAAAAAGTGTGCACACGCACCAGGCAAAGGCACAGTAGCACTTGCCTTGTGCTACGGAAAAGGTATATAGTGCTGCGACATTGTCCTGTAACATCGTGGCGCCACCGCAATTTTATGTATACCAACCTTCGATTTTAGGGCTTGAGAGGCGAGGGAAGAGAGTTTAGGCAATTTTCAAAGTCTCGAGCTCAATTCGGGCTATTTTAGGCCAAAACCCAAAGATTTCTATCTTTTGTAGATTTTAATGAATATTTTGGTGTTAGAATTCTTGTTTTGATGACCGGTTAGGTCCCTAAATGttgattttgagatttattgGGCACTTTTGAATAAGAGATTTTGATGAATGTTTTTTTGGTATTTCTGATTTCTTCTTGATTTCTTTTCTTTGCTTTAATATCTAGAATGAGCATGCTAAATAGATTAAATTGACAACTCAATAAATACCTTTATGTTTGTTTGCCCTCGCTATGTTTGTTTTAGTTATCCGTAATTGTAACAAATGTGATACATGCCATGAAAAGTATGTTTTGGTAGGTTATTTTTGCATATTTACATTGTGAAAAGGCTCATGTTCATGCATTTTGCCCCATTAAGGATCTCAAATGAATAAAATAGTCCTAGGATAGTCCTTATAGcctaaaaagtttttttctAGGATAGTCCTATGGCTGCATGAAAACCTTGAATTCCAGATTGTTGACTAGTTGATGTGGATTCGATCTTAAAGCCGTTACATGTATCCAAATGAGCATTTATAAGACGCAAGGGAAAGAAGATTTAAGAGGCATTTACACTAAGATTTAAAGAACTTGGAAGTGTTGTCTCCAAGAACATTGAGGAGGAAAAGGGAAGAGAATGTTAgggttaatgtcctaaatctcatagggtcttatagtttgtaattgtattgtacaaatattttatttatgtaataaaatatgtgatgtttaaTTTTATGATTAGTTGCATTAagcacaaactaataaactaacattcaaggttatcttgtagcttaagtatgtatgtagagacatacaggtggatcatatttaagtgataacctaaatggtctgtagtagatggataaggctggatatcttattttggtgacactacgagtatggctcgttttatagatgttacaattattgtaaagggctacaaatgatctgatcctaatcattcatgtgaagacatgtgagtagagatattctatacaaagaagtttgtataaggctggaccacgaaatgtttagtctcattatataacatcattcataatagagacttacatttcatcaggatgaccataggtaacatgacctgaatccggagtgagttgtgaactcctgtctatgaaggcaatcctttgatttgtatgggtaagagtagcCATACCGTTGACtaaaaacctaccattttggggattcgtctgattggggagttgggaacataacactccttccccaatatcgaggtaagtagataaattactcccttaaaggctgattctatGGCTTGCataatgtggcgccatatcCAATCCTagcccgagagaggtttggtcataacTGGAATATGATTTGTTGTTCATTAgtgggatcagtggtatttaaggagttagatgtaactatagaggcaaaacggtaattttggcccagctgtacttacgagcaatttgtgaagggtcattgtattgttgactagttatatccaatgaacatagaaatatatttatagtgcgaagagtgcaattgtcaatctttagtggagggcccgacagttaacggatggtgaataatttaattaattattcacgtaccgttggagcttcaagctacaggtccatgaggttccctctgtagctcaacaggaattaatgagaatcaatttttggattaatttgaattgttcaaattaattgaagaaattaattatatgtgatacaattaatttaatctaattatatatgatataattactataatgtatttgatacattataatataaagtttatttgacgggatataaatatttgaatatgattcaaatattgattatatgaattttattcatataattaaatttaatataaatgggatttatattaaatgtcattgataagagaatagaaactataggttatatgttatatttggtataacatacagtttaatatatattatatgataagatagttatcatataaatatatattaaattgatttatgaaaataaataaatttaatttaatttagtttaaaaatcattttgggagAGAGTTGTTACtccctccccctcttttctctctaatacgTGATAGTGGGGCAGAAAagagttcttcttcttcttcctggtgTGGTTTCACAAAGGGAATATAAATCCACAAAAACGttttaagaaaatttgaaacccatcactacctctcatctctctcaaaATCCCTCTCTTCTAAAATTGCTAGAGCCCCAAaaactcatggattctcaccTAAAGAATACTGAGGCaatcaagtggtggtgtccattgTGGGGTTCGAGTTCgtaattttggagaagaggatACACGAAGAAGATCATTCTTCAATGGTTAGTTCTCTCACCCTAATTCTCTCACTAACTTTTTGTTTGCATGCtataaatttatgattatgcATAACATTTGTACTCcgtaattttgattttgtgaaaataaattttgtttgatCTCCACGCTTCTGCTCAACGACCTTCAAAGGTT
This genomic window from Benincasa hispida cultivar B227 chromosome 4, ASM972705v1, whole genome shotgun sequence contains:
- the LOC120076471 gene encoding wall-associated receptor kinase 2-like, which translates into the protein MEHPEEKLLFLFMLIMFPSVALATAAAASQDCERQCGNLEIPYPFGMKKGCYLNENFLVTCNKTHYHPPKAFLRGSNIEVTHISILPSELHILNYVARDCYTKDGRPDISRARPFLVVDMFSISNTKNKLTIVGCDTYGYLHGEIQGEIYSSGCMALCGNSSRTIKDGSCSGSGCCQLEIPKGLKEIQLDVRSFNNHTRVHSLNPCGYAFVIQQNRFTFSKNYIKNFTESKVPLVLDWGIKNDTCQPPNHKDKCLCGPNSQKNSSLSLDGSEYYCQCLDGFHGNPYLSQGCQDIDECQDGSHECKFKHQCVNTPGNYTCNCPKNYKGDGRRGGEGCTQNTTFFILIIIGIVVGLLVLGISSMWLYLAYKKWRFIQQKAKFFNKNGGLVLQEHISQWQSSSDMLRIFTREELEKATNNFDESVVVGKGGYGTVYKGVLMDGSIIAIKKSKLVDQSQTKQFINEVIILSQINHRNVVKLLGCCLETRVPLLVYEFITNGTLFEHIHRKNNHSFLSWKTRLKIASQTAGVLSYLHSSASTPIIHRDIKSTNILLDHNYTAKVSDFGASKLVPLDQTQISTMVQGTLGYLDPEYLLTSELTEKSDVYSFGIVLLELITGKKAVTFTGPELERNLAMYVLCAIKEDRVEEIVENEIMETEEGVFWQIKEVTKLAKECLRVKGEERPTMKEVAMELDRLRVMQVEHLNLSDEASDSTSINVGCDNMNNNAMDHSIKAQILSRIPLGR